A genomic stretch from Microbacterium proteolyticum includes:
- a CDS encoding SIR2 family NAD-dependent protein deacylase: MDAKARLVNAIASQEVIVVTGTGVTMALTGGAETSTWMGLIRDGVARAKLIDVDAATILEFRLEHAKTADDLIGIAHDLKRTLGADFGRWLALSVGALPLKSPRLAQAIAGLGAPIMTTNYDQLLEKALGRGSATWSRPSDMREVIRRESRAIGHLHGVYNDLASVVFSQGDYQRITADDDAQATQTAAFSIKTFLFIGVGDGLTDPNFSPMVTAFEQRFPSSAHTHFRLCVDGDVDPASDLKSVVDVGYGSRHDDLASFLEGLVDPATSSHAELGAKSRRLLLDALRDNSTLWRDTETLNEKSIKDLVVPPIFLPEPHDQYVNSAVLNAEKDKPTPLDLAEKMSEGGIIIIAGEESSGVSTALGYSLSQALDLRPLAHALLVKNPTAAGVHPVARVVERAYRDWGVGSPPQETQARLILGVDNLRYDESSRFQKALSDIVASPAALKIVGVRQGDAVIIANLLKEQTDVEVTVVFLGRFSDGEARELARRVAPGREDKVASYVMVVIREKNLPRTPFTITLLVDLVQSGVLLQKQESEIAVLDQYLDLLLNTDYVQTASELTMTVRNKRLVLELLARRFVEKREDKGSEPEITEWLRAQFEELGWDHNVQDCVNDLVDRRVLARSAETTLRFQRSAYLELMAGIAARDDAEFRALVFQFPIQLASIVRTYTAMTRNAVDVLDVVEREIKRIAIAPPTGGIFSSIRKMDARHELFSDDNDAETERDHAGEGQSKGDGVVERKGLTGSYYDDSSDSDSPAFLTTRIEDLSEARVAMLVVDLASRVLRDSDEVRDQELKERILKKVLVAWVAFADLWESEMAGIPDLDDVVSTFLGEDADDEEEVERLKLFLIKLLPSIITAAGIRYCLSGPGLATRLVQLKLDDVENGGYAGLMRTLALLQAENRRWVETLDYIDETSLKTFFSVSFFSALARRAYLTATYLTDSDRDKIRDFLRKVIEARYNFDSVQHRNKVLNDFEAKLRRDRLDKNRPRLAIEL; this comes from the coding sequence ATGGATGCGAAGGCGCGTCTGGTAAATGCGATAGCAAGCCAAGAAGTGATCGTGGTCACAGGTACTGGCGTGACGATGGCTCTCACCGGTGGGGCTGAGACGAGTACGTGGATGGGCCTCATCCGGGACGGGGTCGCTCGCGCCAAGCTGATAGACGTCGACGCTGCGACCATTCTTGAGTTTCGGCTTGAGCATGCCAAAACCGCCGATGACCTCATTGGAATTGCGCATGACTTGAAGCGCACGCTCGGAGCGGACTTTGGACGCTGGCTCGCTTTGTCGGTAGGCGCATTGCCCCTCAAGTCGCCTCGTCTAGCGCAGGCCATTGCCGGCCTTGGTGCCCCGATCATGACGACGAACTACGATCAGCTCCTGGAGAAAGCGCTCGGGAGAGGCTCCGCAACGTGGTCGCGTCCAAGTGACATGCGCGAAGTAATTCGACGAGAGTCTCGGGCAATCGGTCACCTGCACGGCGTGTACAACGATCTAGCGAGCGTGGTCTTTTCCCAAGGTGACTATCAACGGATTACTGCCGACGATGACGCTCAGGCTACCCAGACGGCAGCGTTTAGTATCAAAACATTCCTTTTCATCGGAGTCGGCGACGGTTTGACGGATCCGAACTTCAGTCCGATGGTGACGGCGTTTGAGCAACGGTTCCCTTCAAGCGCTCACACCCATTTCCGGCTTTGCGTTGACGGTGACGTCGATCCGGCCTCCGATCTGAAGAGCGTCGTTGATGTTGGATACGGAAGTAGACACGATGACCTCGCGAGCTTCCTAGAGGGGCTTGTCGATCCCGCAACGTCTTCGCACGCAGAACTGGGTGCGAAGTCTCGACGATTGCTGCTGGACGCGCTCCGCGATAACTCGACGCTCTGGCGAGATACTGAGACATTAAACGAGAAATCCATCAAGGACCTTGTGGTCCCGCCCATCTTCTTGCCAGAGCCGCACGATCAGTACGTGAATAGCGCTGTCTTGAATGCGGAGAAGGACAAACCCACCCCACTCGACTTGGCAGAGAAAATGTCGGAGGGAGGGATAATCATAATTGCGGGTGAGGAATCGTCGGGCGTGTCAACCGCTCTCGGTTATTCACTGAGTCAAGCGCTGGACCTCCGGCCGCTCGCACACGCACTCCTGGTGAAAAATCCGACTGCGGCGGGGGTTCATCCTGTTGCGAGGGTCGTGGAACGTGCGTATCGTGATTGGGGAGTAGGGTCGCCGCCGCAAGAGACGCAAGCTCGTCTCATTCTGGGCGTCGACAACCTCCGTTACGACGAGTCTTCCCGCTTTCAAAAGGCGTTGAGCGACATCGTCGCGTCTCCGGCCGCACTGAAGATAGTCGGTGTCCGACAAGGCGACGCGGTAATTATCGCTAACCTTCTCAAGGAACAGACCGATGTCGAGGTCACGGTGGTCTTTCTTGGCCGGTTCAGCGACGGCGAAGCCCGAGAACTCGCTAGGCGCGTTGCTCCTGGGCGGGAGGACAAAGTCGCCAGCTACGTGATGGTTGTGATTCGCGAGAAGAACCTACCCCGTACACCTTTCACAATCACGCTGCTTGTCGACTTGGTGCAAAGCGGCGTTCTGCTGCAAAAGCAGGAGTCTGAGATAGCAGTCCTGGATCAGTACTTAGATCTGTTGCTCAACACGGACTATGTCCAGACTGCCTCCGAGTTGACGATGACGGTGAGGAACAAGCGGCTCGTTCTGGAACTCCTTGCTCGTCGTTTCGTTGAGAAGCGAGAAGACAAAGGATCGGAGCCGGAAATTACGGAGTGGCTTCGGGCGCAGTTCGAAGAACTTGGCTGGGATCACAATGTACAGGATTGCGTTAACGACTTGGTTGACCGGCGTGTACTCGCGCGGTCTGCCGAAACAACCTTGCGGTTTCAACGCTCAGCATACCTGGAGCTAATGGCGGGGATCGCAGCCCGTGATGATGCCGAATTCCGGGCGCTTGTTTTCCAGTTTCCGATTCAACTTGCGTCGATAGTTCGTACCTACACGGCGATGACTCGCAACGCCGTTGACGTGCTCGACGTAGTTGAACGGGAAATTAAGCGTATCGCCATCGCTCCTCCGACAGGCGGTATCTTCTCCAGCATTCGGAAGATGGATGCTCGTCACGAGCTATTTTCCGACGACAACGACGCGGAAACTGAGCGGGATCACGCCGGAGAGGGGCAGTCCAAGGGTGACGGCGTCGTCGAACGTAAAGGTCTGACTGGCAGCTATTACGATGACTCTTCCGACTCCGACTCTCCGGCCTTCTTGACAACGCGTATCGAGGACCTGTCAGAGGCCCGTGTGGCAATGCTGGTTGTCGATCTGGCCTCACGAGTCCTCAGAGATTCTGACGAAGTGCGTGACCAAGAACTCAAGGAACGGATTCTCAAAAAGGTTCTTGTAGCCTGGGTGGCTTTCGCTGACTTGTGGGAATCGGAGATGGCGGGAATCCCGGACCTCGACGATGTAGTCTCGACATTCTTGGGAGAAGACGCGGATGATGAAGAGGAGGTAGAGCGGCTAAAGCTGTTCCTGATCAAACTCCTTCCCTCCATTATCACCGCCGCTGGAATCCGATACTGTCTGTCCGGGCCGGGTCTGGCGACGAGGCTCGTCCAGCTCAAACTCGATGACGTTGAGAATGGGGGCTATGCAGGATTGATGCGGACCCTCGCGCTCTTGCAAGCAGAAAATCGTCGCTGGGTTGAGACTCTGGACTATATCGACGAAACGAGCCTTAAGACCTTCTTCTCCGTCTCATTTTTCTCTGCGTTGGCTCGGCGTGCATACTTGACGGCAACCTACCTCACCGACTCGGACCGTGATAAAATTAGAGATTTTCTCCGCAAGGTCATTGAGGCACGTTACAACTTCGACAGCGTGCAGCATCGCAATAAGGTGCTGAACGACTTCGAGGCCAAGCTGCGTCGGGATCGTCTCGACAAGAACCGTCCTCGACTCGCTATCGAGTTGTGA
- a CDS encoding inositol monophosphatase family protein has protein sequence MPSAAAPSPTLTDDLALALRLADAADAVAMQRFDAADLRVDTKPDRTHVTEADLATERAIREILDAERPGDAVLGEEYGSSGDTARRWVIDPIDGTHNYMRGIPIWATLIALTVDGVPQVGVVSQPALGRRWWAATGHGAWTTTATGDTRGIHVSGIDEVGAASISFQSIEQWDGMGLLPTLEKLARAVWRDRGYGDALPYMWLAEGRLELVAEFDVKEYDIAAIAPIVREAGGRFTAFDGSERLDAGSSLATNGILHDAFSGLLHDEDRAR, from the coding sequence GTGCCCTCTGCCGCAGCGCCGTCCCCGACCCTCACCGACGACCTCGCTCTCGCGCTTCGGCTTGCCGACGCCGCCGACGCCGTCGCGATGCAGCGGTTCGATGCAGCCGACCTCCGAGTCGACACCAAGCCCGACCGCACCCACGTCACCGAGGCGGATCTCGCGACCGAGCGGGCGATCCGGGAGATCCTGGATGCCGAACGACCCGGCGACGCCGTGCTCGGGGAGGAGTACGGCTCCTCGGGCGACACGGCCCGGCGGTGGGTCATCGACCCGATCGACGGAACGCACAACTACATGCGCGGCATCCCGATCTGGGCGACGCTGATCGCGCTCACCGTCGACGGCGTGCCGCAGGTGGGCGTGGTCAGTCAGCCCGCTCTCGGCCGCCGCTGGTGGGCCGCCACCGGTCACGGCGCGTGGACGACGACGGCGACCGGCGACACCCGTGGCATCCACGTGTCGGGCATCGACGAGGTCGGGGCGGCCAGCATCAGCTTCCAGAGCATCGAGCAGTGGGACGGCATGGGACTCCTCCCCACCCTCGAGAAGCTGGCGCGCGCGGTGTGGCGCGACCGCGGGTACGGTGACGCGCTTCCGTACATGTGGCTGGCGGAGGGGCGCCTCGAACTCGTCGCCGAGTTCGACGTGAAGGAGTACGACATCGCCGCGATCGCCCCCATCGTTCGCGAGGCCGGTGGCCGCTTCACCGCCTTCGACGGCTCCGAACGGCTCGACGCGGGATCGTCGCTCGCGACCAACGGCATCCTCCATGACGCATTCTCGGGGCTGCTGCACGACGAGGACCGCGCCCGGTGA
- a CDS encoding DUF6891 domain-containing protein, which translates to MRFIDRILGRLTSPGKRDAAPADPTLAEPHQAEHGTTPADPTLAELHQAEHDATPVDPALAELYETAREAVIPGFRDFDEVVEQVQDVLELEDSEAVEAVVRKVWIARQEAEAGWPEVTEADRLFDAFEALGDLGVLALPDFTCCNSCGTSEIADARTPLEGGTGYHEWAYVFFHQQDTERLAEEPAHLLLTFSAFAPVRDLDPDLLARADGGDQAALTEAWRQTDARVGRIVVDALAEAGLPVEWSGDPAQRIVVTMPQWRQRLPEDAPAA; encoded by the coding sequence ATGAGATTCATCGATCGCATCCTCGGGCGACTCACCTCACCCGGGAAGCGGGACGCTGCCCCGGCCGACCCCACCCTCGCCGAGCCCCACCAGGCCGAGCACGGCACCACCCCGGCCGACCCCACCCTCGCCGAGCTCCACCAGGCCGAGCACGACGCCACCCCGGTGGACCCCGCCCTCGCCGAGCTCTACGAGACCGCTCGGGAAGCCGTCATTCCCGGCTTCCGGGACTTCGATGAGGTCGTGGAGCAGGTTCAGGACGTCCTCGAGCTGGAAGACAGCGAGGCCGTCGAAGCCGTCGTGCGAAAGGTCTGGATCGCCCGTCAGGAAGCGGAGGCCGGGTGGCCGGAGGTCACCGAGGCGGACCGCCTGTTCGACGCCTTCGAGGCCCTCGGCGACCTCGGCGTTCTCGCCCTCCCGGACTTCACCTGCTGCAACAGCTGCGGCACGTCCGAAATCGCAGACGCCCGGACGCCCCTCGAGGGCGGCACCGGCTATCACGAATGGGCCTACGTCTTCTTCCACCAGCAGGACACCGAGCGCCTCGCCGAAGAGCCTGCGCACCTGCTGCTCACCTTCAGCGCTTTCGCCCCCGTGCGAGATCTCGATCCCGATCTGCTCGCTCGGGCGGACGGAGGCGATCAGGCCGCTCTCACAGAGGCGTGGCGCCAGACCGACGCCCGCGTGGGACGGATCGTCGTGGACGCCCTCGCCGAGGCCGGTCTCCCCGTGGAATGGAGCGGCGATCCCGCCCAGCGCATCGTCGTCACGATGCCCCAGTGGCGTCAACGACTCCCCGAGGATGCTCCCGCCGCGTAG
- a CDS encoding YaeQ family protein: MAIGSTIHTFTVQLSDVDRGVYDELQLRVARHPSETAPYMLTRVLAYCLEYEEGIGFSEGVAATDEPAVMVTDLTGALVAWIEVGAPDAARLHTGSMKAGRVAVYTHRDPDKVAAAWAGKRIHRADEVLLHSFDPGFVERLADSIERRSSATLTRTEGRIYLELNGVSGESDLHTRAAA; encoded by the coding sequence GTGGCCATCGGATCGACCATTCACACGTTCACCGTGCAGCTCTCCGACGTCGATCGCGGCGTCTACGACGAACTGCAGCTCCGCGTCGCGCGGCATCCATCCGAGACCGCCCCGTACATGCTCACGCGGGTCCTCGCGTACTGCCTCGAGTACGAGGAGGGCATCGGCTTCAGCGAGGGTGTCGCCGCCACCGATGAGCCCGCCGTGATGGTGACGGACCTCACCGGAGCCCTCGTCGCCTGGATCGAGGTGGGAGCCCCGGATGCCGCTCGCCTGCACACCGGCAGCATGAAGGCCGGACGAGTCGCCGTATACACCCATCGCGACCCCGACAAGGTCGCCGCCGCGTGGGCGGGCAAGCGCATCCACCGCGCCGACGAGGTGCTGCTGCACAGCTTCGACCCGGGCTTCGTCGAGCGCCTCGCCGACAGCATCGAGCGCCGCAGCAGCGCCACCCTGACCCGGACGGAGGGGCGCATCTACCTCGAGCTCAACGGCGTCTCGGGCGAGAGCGACCTCCACACCCGCGCCGCGGCCTGA
- a CDS encoding SIMPL domain-containing protein: MSEVVITVRGESNARVRAEEAAVRVTVSTDGPSRGPVVERAQERASVVQDGLVAHLRSGEVSEWSSARVSVWSDRPWNNEGAQLPLVHHAGVELSATFTDAGALSWWLGDVAESDDVQVTAVEWRLSPDTRARVEREVAAEAVHVAVERAAAYADALGLASVSAVEIADAGLLGSHPETPAPLGARLMAASGAGGPSFSLRPPEIVVTSVVEGRFRAE; the protein is encoded by the coding sequence ATGAGCGAGGTCGTCATCACCGTCCGGGGCGAGAGCAACGCCCGCGTTCGCGCGGAGGAGGCGGCGGTACGCGTCACCGTCTCCACCGACGGCCCCTCCCGCGGCCCCGTCGTCGAGCGGGCGCAGGAGAGGGCGTCGGTCGTGCAAGACGGGCTCGTCGCGCATCTGCGGTCCGGCGAGGTGTCCGAGTGGTCGAGCGCGCGCGTATCGGTGTGGTCGGACAGGCCGTGGAACAACGAGGGCGCGCAGCTTCCCCTCGTGCACCACGCCGGCGTCGAGCTCTCGGCGACGTTCACCGACGCCGGCGCGCTGTCGTGGTGGTTGGGCGATGTCGCCGAGTCCGACGACGTGCAGGTCACGGCCGTCGAGTGGCGCCTCTCCCCCGACACCCGCGCGCGCGTCGAGCGCGAGGTCGCCGCCGAGGCGGTGCACGTCGCGGTCGAACGCGCCGCCGCGTACGCGGACGCGCTGGGTCTGGCATCCGTGTCCGCCGTGGAGATCGCGGATGCCGGTCTGCTCGGCTCCCACCCGGAGACCCCCGCTCCCCTCGGTGCACGCTTGATGGCGGCGAGCGGCGCGGGCGGACCGTCGTTCAGCCTGCGGCCGCCCGAGATCGTCGTGACATCGGTGGTGGAGGGGCGCTTCCGCGCCGAGTAG
- the smpB gene encoding SsrA-binding protein SmpB, protein MPREQGEKLIASNKKARHDYAIEKTYEAGLILTGTEVKSLRQGRANLTDGYAYIDGGQAYLDAVHIPEYSQGHWTNHSAKRTRKLLLHKEEIIKLSHAVSAGGYTLVPLRLYFLDGRAKVEIAVAKGKREFEKRQTIREREDKREAERAMRTKNRLGE, encoded by the coding sequence ATGCCTCGTGAGCAGGGTGAAAAGCTCATCGCGTCGAACAAGAAGGCGCGTCACGACTACGCCATCGAGAAGACGTACGAAGCCGGTCTGATCCTGACCGGCACCGAGGTGAAGTCGCTGCGCCAGGGGCGGGCGAACCTCACCGACGGGTACGCCTACATCGACGGCGGGCAGGCGTATCTGGACGCGGTCCACATCCCCGAGTACTCGCAGGGGCACTGGACCAACCACTCGGCCAAACGCACCCGCAAGCTCCTCCTCCACAAGGAAGAGATCATCAAGCTGTCGCACGCGGTGTCCGCGGGCGGCTACACGCTGGTGCCGCTGCGGCTGTACTTCCTCGACGGGCGTGCGAAGGTCGAGATCGCGGTGGCCAAGGGCAAGCGCGAATTCGAGAAGCGCCAGACCATCCGCGAACGCGAAGACAAGCGCGAGGCCGAGCGCGCGATGCGGACGAAGAACCGACTGGGCGAATAA
- the ftsX gene encoding permease-like cell division protein FtsX, protein MRLGLILSEAFTGLRRNASMVISVILVTFVSLTFVGAAMLMQMQIGKMQSYWADRAQVAVFMCASSSNVPTCDAGEPATQQQIDEVRATLDGPALAPLIRDYTFQTSDEVFADAQQQLPEDILGVVTADQFNATFSINLIDQRQSDVITEAFTGQTGVEDVQDQLQYLEPLFQALTVATYVAVGIAGLMLIAAVLLIATTIRLSAFARRRELGIMRLVGASNRFIQTPFVLEGVLAALVGSGLASVAVWAIVGIGVDQYLRDRIGFITSWVNVGDVAVVIPVIVVVGVILAALSASFAIRRWLRA, encoded by the coding sequence ATGAGGCTCGGACTCATCCTGTCGGAGGCCTTCACGGGCCTGCGGCGCAACGCCTCGATGGTGATCTCGGTCATCCTGGTCACCTTCGTCTCGCTGACGTTCGTCGGCGCGGCGATGCTCATGCAGATGCAGATCGGCAAGATGCAGTCGTACTGGGCCGACCGCGCTCAGGTGGCGGTGTTCATGTGCGCTTCGTCGTCGAACGTGCCCACCTGCGACGCCGGCGAGCCGGCGACGCAGCAGCAGATCGACGAGGTGCGCGCGACCCTCGACGGCCCGGCCCTGGCGCCGCTCATCCGCGACTACACCTTCCAGACGAGCGACGAGGTGTTCGCCGACGCGCAGCAGCAGCTGCCGGAGGACATCCTCGGTGTCGTCACCGCCGACCAGTTCAACGCCACCTTCAGCATCAACCTCATCGACCAGCGACAGTCCGACGTCATCACCGAGGCCTTCACCGGGCAGACGGGCGTCGAAGACGTGCAGGATCAGCTGCAATACCTCGAGCCGCTCTTCCAAGCGCTCACGGTCGCGACCTACGTCGCCGTCGGTATCGCCGGCCTCATGCTCATCGCCGCGGTGCTGCTCATCGCCACCACCATCCGTCTGTCGGCATTCGCTCGACGGCGCGAGCTCGGGATCATGCGCCTGGTGGGCGCGTCCAACCGCTTCATCCAGACACCGTTCGTCCTCGAGGGCGTCTTGGCGGCCCTGGTCGGCTCCGGCCTCGCGAGTGTCGCCGTCTGGGCGATCGTCGGCATCGGCGTCGATCAGTACCTGCGTGACCGCATCGGCTTCATCACCTCGTGGGTCAATGTCGGCGACGTCGCCGTCGTCATCCCGGTGATCGTCGTGGTCGGCGTGATCCTTGCCGCCCTGAGCGCCAGTTTCGCCATCCGCCGGTGGTTGCGCGCCTAG
- the ftsE gene encoding cell division ATP-binding protein FtsE, which produces MIRFENVTKRYRGTAKPALNAVDFEVLRGEFVFLVGASGSGKSSCLQLILRAETPSEGRVVVLGRDLRTLSNRKVPYFRREIGSVFQDFRLLPNKTVFQNVAFTLQVTGSSRGFIQQAVPEVLALVGLDGKEKRLPHELSGGEQQRVAIARALVNRPQVLLADEPTGNLDPGTSTDIMRLLARINAGGTTVVMATHEAGFVDQMQRRVIELRGGELVRDERGGGYGDTTSIPRLTPEVERGAAAVAALTAVLEVQREVTGMTGPVQPLPDTGAARVPSEGRATDADASAPAATSPSSVSTPAPASAAPAADQARPPREPGTNTGFIPVTTPEVDELGLADRLGLGKKSDRSDEVGPTT; this is translated from the coding sequence ATGATCCGGTTCGAGAACGTCACCAAGCGGTATCGCGGCACCGCGAAGCCCGCCCTGAACGCCGTCGACTTCGAGGTGCTGCGCGGAGAGTTCGTCTTCCTCGTCGGAGCGTCGGGGTCGGGGAAGTCGTCGTGCCTGCAGCTGATCCTGCGGGCGGAGACCCCCAGCGAGGGGCGCGTCGTCGTGCTCGGCCGTGACCTGCGCACCCTGTCCAATCGCAAGGTGCCCTACTTCCGTCGCGAGATCGGCTCGGTGTTCCAGGACTTCCGCCTGCTGCCGAACAAGACCGTCTTCCAGAACGTCGCCTTCACGCTGCAGGTCACGGGGTCGTCCCGCGGCTTCATCCAGCAGGCCGTGCCGGAGGTGCTCGCGCTCGTGGGCCTCGACGGCAAAGAGAAGCGCCTGCCGCACGAACTGTCGGGCGGGGAGCAGCAGCGCGTCGCGATCGCCCGCGCGCTCGTCAACCGCCCCCAGGTGCTGCTCGCCGACGAACCGACCGGAAACCTCGACCCCGGCACCTCCACCGACATCATGCGCCTGCTCGCTCGGATCAACGCCGGCGGCACCACCGTCGTGATGGCGACGCACGAGGCGGGATTCGTCGACCAGATGCAGCGCCGCGTGATCGAGCTGCGTGGCGGCGAACTGGTGCGCGACGAGCGCGGCGGCGGGTACGGCGACACGACCAGCATCCCGCGTCTGACGCCCGAGGTGGAGCGGGGTGCGGCGGCTGTCGCGGCGCTGACTGCGGTGCTCGAGGTGCAGCGCGAGGTCACCGGCATGACCGGTCCGGTCCAGCCCCTGCCCGACACGGGCGCGGCACGCGTGCCGTCCGAAGGTCGGGCGACGGATGCCGATGCGTCGGCTCCCGCCGCCACGTCGCCGTCTTCCGTGTCGACGCCGGCCCCCGCGTCTGCGGCCCCCGCGGCCGACCAGGCCCGGCCGCCGCGGGAACCGGGCACCAACACGGGCTTCATCCCCGTCACGACGCCCGAGGTTGACGAGCTCGGCCTCGCCGACCGCCTGGGACTGGGGAAGAAGAGCGACCGCAGCGACGAAGTGGGACCCACGACATGA
- the prfB gene encoding peptide chain release factor 2, whose product MLELDLTADIQALRSTFADIQAVVDVDALTADIERLSEEAGAPDLWDDVDNAQKVTSRLSHRQAELKRITEIEQRLDDLEVLVELAIEMDDEDSAEEARRELAALKDVIGQLEVQTLLDGEYDARSAVVTIRSGAGGDDATDFAEMLLRMYLRWCERHKYPAKVMDMSYAEGAGIKSATFEVDVPYAYGTLSVEAGTHRLARISPFGGADKRQTSFAAVEVIPVMEEAVEVDVPEGDIRVDVFRSSGPGGQSVNTTDSAVRITHLPTGLVVSMQNEKSQIQNRAAAMRVLQTRLLLLKREEEAAKKKELAGTITASWGDQMRSYFLYGQQLVKDLRTGYEVGNPAVVFDGDLDGLIAAGIRWRKRKDDDD is encoded by the coding sequence ATGCTCGAACTCGATTTGACCGCCGACATCCAGGCGCTGCGCTCGACCTTCGCCGATATTCAGGCCGTGGTCGACGTCGACGCACTCACCGCCGACATCGAACGCCTGAGCGAAGAAGCCGGTGCTCCCGACCTCTGGGACGACGTCGACAACGCGCAGAAGGTGACCAGCCGCCTCAGCCATCGTCAGGCCGAGCTCAAGCGCATCACCGAGATCGAGCAGCGCCTCGACGATCTCGAGGTGCTCGTCGAGCTCGCCATCGAGATGGACGACGAAGACTCCGCCGAGGAGGCCCGCCGTGAGCTTGCCGCGCTGAAGGACGTCATCGGCCAGCTCGAGGTGCAGACGCTGCTCGACGGGGAGTACGACGCGCGCTCCGCCGTCGTCACCATCCGCTCCGGTGCGGGCGGCGACGACGCCACCGACTTCGCCGAGATGCTGCTGCGCATGTACCTGCGCTGGTGCGAGCGTCACAAGTACCCGGCCAAGGTCATGGACATGTCCTACGCGGAGGGCGCCGGCATCAAGTCGGCCACCTTCGAGGTCGACGTGCCCTACGCCTACGGCACCCTGTCTGTCGAGGCGGGAACGCACCGCCTCGCGCGCATCAGCCCCTTCGGCGGCGCCGACAAGCGCCAGACGAGCTTCGCCGCGGTCGAGGTCATCCCCGTGATGGAAGAGGCCGTCGAGGTCGACGTGCCCGAGGGAGACATCCGTGTCGACGTCTTCCGTTCCTCGGGACCCGGTGGTCAGTCGGTCAACACGACCGACTCCGCCGTGCGCATCACGCACCTCCCCACGGGCCTGGTCGTGTCGATGCAGAACGAGAAGTCGCAGATCCAGAACCGCGCCGCCGCCATGCGCGTGCTGCAGACGCGTCTGCTCCTGCTCAAGCGCGAAGAAGAGGCAGCCAAGAAGAAGGAGCTCGCGGGCACCATCACCGCGAGCTGGGGCGACCAGATGCGCTCGTACTTCCTCTACGGCCAGCAGCTCGTGAAAGACCTCCGCACCGGGTACGAGGTCGGAAACCCCGCGGTCGTCTTCGACGGCGACCTCGACGGCCTGATCGCCGCCGGCATCCGCTGGCGCAAGCGTAAGGACGACGACGACTGA
- a CDS encoding MFS transporter: MIYGPTLLFSLGEGAVIPLIPVIADRLGADVAVAALVAAALVVGQLCGNIPAGWAVARFGERLTMGTAGIVVLAGLVGIVFAPSLLIFAAAVFLIGFCAASFALARHSFMTTRVPLHFRARALSLLGGTFRLGMFVGPFISAALLTVFGDEAASVVFFAVCQVATILLVFFGPDPEKAVPVGAGSPTRREPDAAADAEDSGEPVTGAIPTVERVGVFRTMWRYRGVLARLGLAAASLSAVRSARQVVLPLWGVSLGLDAGTIAVVVGVSGAIDFALFYASGQVMDRFGRLWAALPAMILMGAGFFALSFTHDLASAAMWYSLFAAVLGVGNGLSSGILLTLGADIAPPSDPAAFLGSWRTLTDGGGAVAPLIVSALTAAVSISVGVGAMGVIAVLGAVGFIRWVPRYVPRAR; this comes from the coding sequence ATGATCTACGGCCCCACGCTGTTGTTCTCGCTGGGCGAGGGTGCCGTCATCCCCCTCATCCCCGTCATCGCCGACCGCCTCGGCGCCGATGTCGCCGTTGCCGCATTGGTGGCCGCTGCCCTCGTCGTGGGCCAGCTCTGCGGCAACATCCCCGCCGGATGGGCCGTCGCCCGCTTCGGCGAGCGCCTCACCATGGGCACCGCCGGCATCGTCGTGCTGGCCGGGCTCGTGGGGATCGTGTTCGCTCCCTCGTTGCTGATCTTCGCGGCGGCCGTCTTCCTCATCGGGTTCTGCGCCGCGTCGTTCGCTCTCGCCCGCCATTCCTTCATGACCACGCGCGTACCCCTGCACTTCCGCGCGCGAGCCCTGTCACTGCTGGGCGGCACGTTCCGCCTCGGGATGTTCGTCGGGCCGTTCATCTCCGCGGCACTGCTGACCGTCTTCGGCGACGAAGCGGCATCCGTCGTCTTCTTCGCCGTCTGCCAGGTCGCGACCATCCTGCTCGTGTTCTTCGGACCCGACCCCGAGAAGGCCGTACCGGTGGGCGCCGGCTCCCCCACCCGTCGCGAGCCCGACGCGGCGGCCGACGCCGAAGACAGCGGCGAGCCCGTCACCGGCGCGATCCCCACGGTCGAACGCGTCGGGGTGTTCCGCACGATGTGGCGCTACCGCGGTGTGCTCGCACGCCTGGGCCTGGCCGCGGCATCGCTGTCGGCCGTGCGCTCGGCCCGCCAGGTCGTCTTGCCCCTCTGGGGGGTGTCGCTCGGGCTGGATGCCGGCACGATCGCCGTCGTCGTCGGCGTGTCGGGGGCGATCGACTTCGCCCTGTTCTACGCCAGCGGCCAGGTGATGGACCGCTTCGGGCGCCTGTGGGCGGCTCTGCCGGCCATGATCCTCATGGGCGCGGGGTTCTTCGCGTTGTCGTTCACGCATGATCTCGCCTCCGCGGCGATGTGGTACTCCCTGTTCGCGGCCGTGCTGGGGGTGGGCAACGGCCTGTCCAGCGGCATCCTGCTCACCCTCGGTGCCGACATCGCTCCCCCGAGCGATCCCGCCGCGTTCCTCGGGTCGTGGCGCACCCTCACCGACGGCGGGGGTGCGGTGGCGCCGCTGATCGTCTCGGCCCTCACCGCAGCGGTGTCGATCTCGGTCGGGGTGGGCGCCATGGGGGTCATCGCGGTGCTGGGGGCGGTGGGCTTCATCCGCTGGGTGCCCCGATACGTGCCGCGCGCCCGGTGA